The genomic window GCCTTGTTTGACCGTATCGTGGAGATGGGGTCCAGGTTCCAGTCCCTGTTCATCCGATCGGTGGACGACCTGCTCGGGACGTCGTGCGCGCGCTTCCAGTCGCCGCTGGGAGAGCGGCATTTCAAGGCGCTCGCCGCGGTGCCGCTGCATGTGCGCACACCGGCGCTGAACGCGCCCGCGGGCGGGTCGGGCATCAAGGTCGGGGTGTTCGTGGGCTGCCTGGTGGACAAGGTGTTTCCCGAAGTGGGCGAAGCCGTTCTGAAGGTATTGAGACATCACGAAGTGGGTGTGTTCATGCCCGATGGACAGGCCTGCTGCGGGATTCCCGCCCTGTCGTCCGGGGATCTCGAAAGCTATCGCGCCCTGGTGCGGCACAACCTGTCCAGATTCGCACCGGGAGAGTTCGATCACCTGATCACGCCGTGTGCCACGTGTACCTCAACGATCCGGAAAATCTGGCCTCTGATGGCCGGCGATTTGAGCGCGGAGGAACGGGAACGGGTTCGGTTGCTGTCGGAAAAGACGCTGGACGTGTCCCAATTCCTGGTCGATGTGCTCCATGCAGCCTTGGCCGAGGGGGCGGAGGAAACCGGGGAGCGGCGCCTGATCACCTACCACGACCCGTGTCATCTCAGGAAATCCCTGGGGGTGTACGCTCAACCCCGGTCCCTGATCCGGGCCAATCCGCGCTATGCATTCAGGGAAATGGCCGAACCGGACCGCTGCTGCGGCTGCGGGGGCAGTTTCAACCTGCAGCAC from Syntrophobacter fumaroxidans MPOB includes these protein-coding regions:
- a CDS encoding (Fe-S)-binding protein encodes the protein MRSMKHLALLLREVEDQLVVCMRCGMCQSVCPLFAETGRESDVARGKLALLDGLMQEMFKDPAGVSDRLNRCLLCGSCAANCPSGVRVLDIFIKARAILGGYMGLSPLKKLLFRQMLARPALFDRIVEMGSRFQSLFIRSVDDLLGTSCARFQSPLGERHFKALAAVPLHVRTPALNAPAGGSGIKVGVFVGCLVDKVFPEVGEAVLKVLRHHEVGVFMPDGQACCGIPALSSGDLESYRALVRHNLSRFAPGEFDHLITPCATCTSTIRKIWPLMAGDLSAEERERVRLLSEKTLDVSQFLVDVLHAALAEGAEETGERRLITYHDPCHLRKSLGVYAQPRSLIRANPRYAFREMAEPDRCCGCGGSFNLQHYELSAAIGRRKRDNIAASGCSEVATGCPACMLQLSDMLSRAGDRVRVRHVVEVYAEALDDNRQS